The nucleotide window TTCAAACAAAGTCTGCAGTATCCCGAAGATTTCCAGATTCAGAGAAACAAGAAAGGTAAATAGTGATTCCTGATCAGCACATTGTGTTCAGCTGTAGggcgcacacacacacactctctccctccctctctcaGTCTCAATTCTCTTTGGTCTATTGTTGCAGACACAGAAGACTGTTGCCAGCCTCATCCAGATTGCTAGCTGAGGAAATGAATGACTTGGAGATCAAAGATAAGCAGATTGAGAAACCACAGGTTCAGCCATTCTCCTTCTCCACAAATCTTTTATGAATTCTCTTCCTTGTGACACAAGctatattttgttttccttCTATGTGTAGGTTAAATTAGCCGAGACTCGTGATCAAGAGAAATCAGAATCAACTCAGGGTCGTGAAATTGAAATCCCTGCCCGAGAAGCAGAACCTGCATCAACTAAAAAACAGAGGAACGAACAGAAGAAACCCAGAAGGTTTATTCTTTTGCCAATCTTTATATGTCTCTTCTTTTCATGCTTACTCAAGTAGAAAAACCTTTTTTGTCACTGTAACAGGAGGCTCCAACCAGCTTCATCAGTGTTGTTAACGAGAGAAATAAACACGTTAGAGATCGAGGATGATGTGGCCGAGCCAAAGGTATACATACTAACCAAACCAGCAAACAAAGAATCCAACTTTGACAATGTTAGTCGAAAGTTTTGATCGTGATTAACGTTTCTGAAAATTTACTTTTGTCAGGGGACCAGAGGCGGAAAGAAGACAATAGTAACACAACCGAGAAGCCAAGGGAGTGTCACCCTCCTCCGTCTCCTTACAAGCAATCTCCATCTCTGACAAGAAAAACTCGTATCAAAGTAATATTGTCGTACCTTTTATTGTATGAAGGTAAGGTagtataaagaaaaaaactttcTGAAATAGGTAGCAAAACTACAACATGTATTATAAATGGTCTAAGCTTTTTTAGACGCAAGATGGAATAGTTTAACACCAAAAAAAACGTCTagctttttaaaatttatttcttaAACCACTATTACTCTAGcatatattatagttttcaaTTAATAGGATTGAAACTACTTTTCCCAAAGTAAAGGGAAACATGTTACATGAACTCAGTAAGGTATATGATGAGGGATCGTAAACCGGACCGCTAAACCGTGTCAGCAAATAGCACATGTAATGCCATGGGCTTCATATAAAGATAAAGAGGACGACAGTGAACAGATCGTTGGTCGCAGAAAACACACAGaagcaagcaaaaaaaaaaggtggtaGATTGAGCGTTCTGTTTCAAAATCtgcaactatatatataattgagataacatttttaaaattaggaAAAAAAAGCTGGTTTCTATCGCATCGGTTTCATTTTGCATATATGTGGGTTTCATCCGTGCCCACCTACCCATCGTCCTTAATCCTAACACATTATCTTCGTTTCGACGTGCCTATAGATCTCATCATATCTCTGACAAATaggtaaaataataaaataaaataaagtaacttGTTTGTTGAGAAAAGGAAATAAGTACAAGTTGGcggaacaaaacaaaaacgagTTACGTAGTGGGAGACGACTCTGAAAGAGGGACTGACTCTCTCTATCAGATCTAGAGttcacttatatatattaaagtagTTTGACCAGAGAGAGAGACACAAGACCTGTTTCGTTCTACCTTCTATCCCAAAGTGAAAGAAAGAGAAATGGAGGAAGCGGCGGCGCATCCTTACGTTCCGAGGGATCTGAAACTGCCTGGATACGTTCCCATCTCCATGTCCATGTCAAGCATCCTCGCAGTCTACCTCGGTGCTTCCCTCTTTGTCGTCACCTTCGTCTGGTTTCTACTCGGTAATTTCCAATTCCCCCTTTCTCTGCATTGTTTTCTGATTAGTGGGAGTAATCTAGTGAACATATATAGTTTAAGCCTTAATCGAATTCACTAGTTAGATAATTGTTCTAttgttgtggtggtggtggtgacagGGAGGAAGAAAGCGCATCTTGACAGATTACTAATGTGCTGGTGGGCTTTCACGGGTCTCACTCACATGGTTCTTGAGGGCTATTTCGTCTTCTCCCCTGAGTTTTTCAAGGACAACACTTCTTGTTATCTCGCTGAAGTTTGTAagtcaacttcttcttcttgtccaATTAGACAAAGCTATACTAGCCCTATTCGGTTGCTGCGACATGGGATCATATGTTAAATGTTGTTCCTTTGTCCGTTGCaagtcataatttttttaattttaaataactaatttaGCTATTTGTAATAACAATTTATGACTAGTCGCTCTGCGATAAGTTGTGTAACTGTAAACGAACAATAAACTGCgacctttaaaaaaatatatggctTGCATATTGACGTATATCTATATATGTTTGTTCTTATAGGGAAAGAATACAGCAAAGGTGATTCGAGATACGCAGGCAGAGATTCTGCAGTTATAGCTGTTGAAGGCATCACTGCTGTTATTGAAGGCCCTGCTTGTCTTCTTGCTGTGtaagcctctctctctctctctattcaaACGAACATGTGTGTCAACATTTTCTTCAAACTTAACTAATCtagttgacttttttttttttgttggataaATGAAAAAGATATGCTATTGCTAAGGGGAAGTCGTACAGCTACGTGCTTCAGCTTGCGATCTCGCTAGGCCAGCTCTACGGATGTCTTGTCTATTTCATTACTGCTTTCTTGGAAGGAGATAACTTTGCTACAAACTCGTTCTACTATTACTCTTACTACATTGGGGCTAATGGATGGTGGGTTTTGATTCCTTTGCTCATTTCTTACCGTTGCTGGAACAAGATCTGTGAAAGTGCCAATGGTGTGGAgacaaagatgaagaagaaaatccGTTAGAAAATGCTCTACTCTTTTCAAAGATTCTAGTATCATTTCATTTGTGGCTTTGGATGTTTTCTGCAAAGGTTTTTCTTTTGGCAGAGTTTGTTTTCTGCAATGAGTTGTTTCCTCATTACTTGAGAACATCATTAGACTGTTGTTCACCTTTGGCAATTGAATTTGGTTTCATGTTTATTGATTGATGTTATAACAATGAACAAGGGGTTGGAAACATGAGCCTACTCTGAGTAGTATTCAAGTGTCTTCCTAAGAAACCATAATAGTTATTGGATTTGGTTATCTACCATAATATACAAATTGCTGTTAATTTAGGACAACTCTATATCAATGTACCAATTTATATTATAGCAAAGTAATGGTAATGAATGAAATGTTAAAAGATTTAAGAACCCCTTTTCAGTATAATGTATTATCTAAAACATAAACTTTATGTTCAGATTACAGAAACTTGGATCTGAAAAAATGACACTATGGAATGTTAAAATCAGTAGACTTCAACGTTCCATTGCTCTGCCTTCTTCAACTGCTTCTTATAATCAAACCAGTCAATACCTAAAACCAATCACAAAAAAGTTGTTGTTAGCTACATTTGATTGGTTTCAATATTTTAAGAATATTATCATTTACTATTACCGTCATTAGCAGCTAATGAGACCATGATGTCGTCAATtcctttctccatgcccttAAGCCCACACATGTACACAAACGTGTTGTCTTTCTTCAGCAACTCCCATAGCTCAGGTGCGTACTGCGCCATTCTTGTCTGGATATACATTTTCTCTCCTTTATCGTTTGCTTGTTCTCTGCTTATCGCGTAATCAACCCTGAAGTTCTCTGGTGCCTTTGCTTTCATCTTATCAAACTCCTGCAGATATTCAATCACACAACAACAAACATGAGATTTGGTTTCTTTACAGTCCCATAGGAACTAGTGTGTATGTAGTACATCTGTGTAGAGCAATGAACTAGTGGTTGGTACACCCAAGAACAGCCAAGCTAAGCCATTAAACTGCATCAATCAACATTTTTAAAAGATGTTAGGTTTCTGACATATTTGGTCAAACTCAAAGACCAGAGTATTCACTTACCTTGTAGTCATCATGTTTCTCAAAGAACATCTTCCACAAGAAAGACCTGAAAGGAGCTATTCCTGTCCCTGTGGCAAGCTGTTTTCCTCTCATCAAGAAAAAAACACCTGTTCTATTAGGTTTATCATAAAAGCATGTCAAGATACTTGAGGTTTAAGGTAGAGACCAGACCATAATAACAGTGGCATTTGGGTCCTTAGGCATAAGCATTTCTTTTCCTACAGGACCAGTGAGCTTGACATCACTTCCTGGTTTCAAGTcacctgaaacaaaaaaaaatgtacataCATAAGTGAAAGAACTTAAAACACAAGTACATTAATTCCACTTGCTACTTACACAAGAAGTTTGAGCAGACTCCTTTAACAACCTCTCCTGCATCATTAGTATATACAAGCCTCTTCACACACAAAGAAACCTGCAACAAAACATGTTCACTCAGCTAACAACCACAAAACTAATCacatttattttagaataaGTTGACAAGAGAAATAGTCTATTACAGTTTCAGAGTTGCCGAGATCTCCAAGAGCGCTGCTTGCAATGGAGTAAAGCCTGACCTTGTTAGGCTTCCCGTTCTTGTCAATACCATCTGCAATCACACCAACAGATTGTCCTTCTCTGTAGGGGATTTCTCCTGTCAATTACACTCAAGATAATTAGAATCATACATACATTAGAACTATTAAAAGCTAAGAGAAAGCAAATGCAAAAAACCTTGATGGCTGAAAACCATGTGCCAGGTCTCTCCAGGAGCATCATCTGCTGTGATTTTGGTGTTGAGAAGGACTTTGCCAGTGTAAGGCTCCTTTGGTCTGTACTTGTTTGTAATCACACCTTCCTCGTTCTTCTTTGACTCTTTCTCTACTTTCTTCACCGGAGGAGTATCTGTTGTTGTGACTTCGGCTCTTACTGAAACCAATCTTCTGCTTGTCACCACATTGTTGCTTTTGTAGTTAAAAGCACCCTTCAgtaacacaacaacaacaacatcaaaaCCAAGATGAAACTCAAACTTTATACAAAGTATCTCTAGAATCTAAGCTACACATACTTTTGCTGCATGGTAGTCAATCATAATCATGTTAAGACAATAATACCTTGGCAAACCTGATCCTGTCAGGAGCAATGGCATAGCTTGTAGCTGGAAGGGAAGAAGATTTTGAAGAGGTGAGGGAGACAGCAGCATTCAAAGTAGACGCCATTGGAGAGgagatgaaaatgaaaatgtaGGAGAAGATTTCAAGggagtataagaaaaggaatcataaggagagagagataagagaTGGATTGCGAGACATTTGTTGTATGTGTTTTGGGTGGATGAGGTTTGATGAAGAGTGTATCTTTCCTTTGATCTAAGTTGTGGTTACGGTTCTTTTGAACTAGAAGCTATAGCTATTATATacctcttttgttttttttctttaaatatctTCTGTGTACCATATAACACATCAACATAGTTTACAAACATGTCAGTCCTCGTTAataagtatttttgttttaaaaaaatcggtTTAGGTGGCAGACGCCTAGTTGGCAAATCAGATCTAAACTAGACCATTTTTTATGaacaattttatataaattcgGTCTAGTTAGATGGCCGAATAATCAAATGGTTCCCGATAATGGCTCTAATTGCCGTCTATAGATTTTTTGAACATAATGTAAATGTATAGAGGAGAAATTTTCTTACCAATTTAGTTGGTTAATCAATCGGTTTAAATAACGTATGTTGTAAAAGTAAACAAACCACAAAACCGAACCGGATTAACGCAATGTAGTTCCGGGAACGTACAAAACACAAGTACGCCACGCGGATGATCGTGTAAGAGTGTGCCATGATAATATTACTGAGTAAGTAGTTGAAAATTACAAGATTTGTTTATCTGTTGCTACGTGGACCATAACCAACAAGGGGTTGGGCGGCAAAATCAACGAGAGATtcaataaaaatctaaaacacaGATCATCTATCTTATTCCAAACAAATGAAATCATAAGCTACTTTGTTTCTCCTAAGGCCTGTAAAGGTGACTAGTTAGTTACCTCCATTGTCATGGAAGAAGAGTAAGCTAGTTAAAACCAAGAAGCATGAGATTCACTTATTGCCCACAAAAAGGGTAAAGCACTTCAACTGCTGGAGCTATATGGCTTATTTATATAGTTAAGCTCAAACCAAAGCATTTCACATCTTCACCTTGTTGAATTACTCTTAGTTAGCATCTTTTACGTTCTTGATATGGATTGTTTACTGCCTCCGAAATGTTAATCTACTTCTATCGAGTTCGTTTTCCATGATTAACAATTCAACATTTCACCTcacctaatctttttttttttaattcaacatttttttggtcaaaagtaatacaacatttttttatcgACATTATTTATACTGAACATCTCTTTATAAGGGCCTTGGATACGATCATCGTTTTGGTAATTCATCTGGAGATACATAAATCATCAAAAATTATCCCGACCTAATGCaattaatcataaataataTCACTGCCACTCCACCATTATGTGTTGTTTCACAAACTTTAATGTACACTATACTATACAACCAAGCATGAAACAGAGAGCACAAAGGttttaatgaatttttgatTAATTCCTCCCCAATTGTAATATACAGATACATCGTTTCGTCATAGTTTAACGAATGAGACATCTTCTTAAGGTTCTGAACTATATGATAATCAATTTCATAATCAATCTCATTGGAACTCGTTTTGGCATTCATCTGGTGATATATAACAAACGATTTACCAGAACAATGCGATGAATCTCTTTAGCATAGAAGAAAATTTAATaatgaagaaatttttttattcatcaGAGAAAAGCGATCGGTACATCAATCGACACATAGTCTCAGACGACCGTCGTGAGAATTTTAGATCAAATCTcatcatttgaatatttttcatCCTCCCCTCACCATACACAAAAAGTAATCAGTGTTCTTTTGCaacacaaaaaaacaaagatcaAACTTAAGAGCTAAGAAAACCAAAATTAGAGACTAGACGAGACAGAACAAGCTTTCAAACCGGCGATACAGTTGATGAAGGCTCGATGGCCTTTTAAAGGATGATGAAGCCGCCACTCTAGGGTTTTTATTTAACGCGTACGATACGACATCGCTTTAATGTAATGGGCTTATTATCTACATTTTGGGCCTTCTTCTCATTTGACTAGTTTTCTTCAACCTGGGTTTCGTAGACGTGGCTCACAGTTCTCGAGTCAACTCAGCAAATACTGTTTGAACTCCAAAACATGATGTCAGCTGCTCACGAACTTTTTTTAACAGGACAAATTATCACAAAACAAGTCGACGAGCAAATCTTCTTTTTAAGttgttatattttgtttatatataaaaaaaatcaaagtttgTCTGGCTAAACTAAATAATAACATCATTAAGTAACATACAAGAGatgtttagagtaaaaaaagaaatagacaAAACCACAACAGATGTGCACGGGTCACGGCCAACAAGttggttgatatatatatatatataggaaaaaGAAAGATCCAACTGATGCATGTGATCAGTTTAAGATGATGAATCAAGAGACAAAGTTTTCTTCTGGCATGAGAGAAGCTTGAGCCTCTTGGATCTACGTATAACAATTCTTTTCTGTCTAGCTTCTCTACACATTCTCTGACGTTCTGTAACGGCTTGCTCCTTCATCACAGGAATGGAAAAATCCTCTTTTTCTGTCTGAAAATTATGATATAtcttattttgaacaaaaatttCAGCAATTaggttaaaattattatatgtgTAAACAAAATTACTTACATCTGATTTTCTTAACCACGGTTCGCGAAGAATGGGAGTTCTAGGTTTATTAGCTCCCCCAACAAATGACGAAGACGTAGTTTCATAAACGACAGGATGAGAAAGCTTCAACATGATTGAAGCAACTTCAAGTTCAGACTTGTTGAATTCTTTTTCAATAAGGTCACCGTAACGAGTACAATGGTCATCATTGACAACTTCCATAATATAAGTTTTCAAGTGTACACTCAATTCAAGAATAGTTAAGAACAAATTAGTTATCAATGGCGACGAAG belongs to Brassica rapa cultivar Chiifu-401-42 chromosome A07, CAAS_Brap_v3.01, whole genome shotgun sequence and includes:
- the LOC103829457 gene encoding probable 3-beta-hydroxysteroid-Delta(8),Delta(7)-isomerase produces the protein MEEAAAHPYVPRDLKLPGYVPISMSMSSILAVYLGASLFVVTFVWFLLGRKKAHLDRLLMCWWAFTGLTHMVLEGYFVFSPEFFKDNTSCYLAEVWKEYSKGDSRYAGRDSAVIAVEGITAVIEGPACLLAVYAIAKGKSYSYVLQLAISLGQLYGCLVYFITAFLEGDNFATNSFYYYSYYIGANGWWVLIPLLISYRCWNKICESANGVETKMKKKIR
- the LOC103829458 gene encoding ferredoxin--NADP reductase, leaf isozyme 2, chloroplastic — encoded protein: MASTLNAAVSLTSSKSSSLPATSYAIAPDRIRFAKGAFNYKSNNVVTSRRLVSVRAEVTTTDTPPVKKVEKESKKNEEGVITNKYRPKEPYTGKVLLNTKITADDAPGETWHMVFSHQGEIPYREGQSVGVIADGIDKNGKPNKVRLYSIASSALGDLGNSETVSLCVKRLVYTNDAGEVVKGVCSNFLCDLKPGSDVKLTGPVGKEMLMPKDPNATVIMLATGTGIAPFRSFLWKMFFEKHDDYKFNGLAWLFLGVPTTSSLLYTDEFDKMKAKAPENFRVDYAISREQANDKGEKMYIQTRMAQYAPELWELLKKDNTFVYMCGLKGMEKGIDDIMVSLAANDGIDWFDYKKQLKKAEQWNVEVY